A single Myxococcus virescens DNA region contains:
- a CDS encoding gamma-glutamylcyclotransferase family protein, whose amino-acid sequence MLYFAYGSNLDRAQMRARCPGATVEARATLPSHTLVFRGFSHRWGGAVASLQRVRGASVEGLLYRLTPEDLRALDAFEGHPFAYQRVTRLVTDRAGLRRRALVYLQPEASIESWPPAVRYFRVLWHAYGRLGFNRAVLADALGGAA is encoded by the coding sequence ATGCTCTACTTCGCCTACGGCTCCAACCTCGACAGGGCCCAGATGCGCGCGCGCTGCCCCGGCGCCACCGTCGAGGCCCGGGCCACGCTTCCCAGCCACACCCTGGTGTTTCGCGGGTTCAGCCACCGCTGGGGCGGCGCCGTCGCCAGCCTCCAGCGCGTGCGCGGCGCCAGCGTCGAGGGGCTGCTGTACCGACTCACCCCCGAGGACTTGCGCGCCCTCGACGCCTTCGAGGGGCACCCATTCGCATACCAGCGCGTCACCCGGCTGGTGACGGACAGGGCCGGCCTCCGCCGCCGCGCGCTGGTGTACCTGCAGCCCGAGGCAAGCATCGAGTCCTGGCCGCCCGCTGTCCGCTACTTCCGCGTCCTCTGGCACGCCTACGGACGCCTGGGCTTCAACCGCGCAGTGCTCGCGGACGCCCTGGGAGGTGCGGCGTGA
- a CDS encoding amidoligase family protein codes for MKTLRFGIEIETVGATRQKLAYAIQSAVGGHASGDYRGWQVTDAQGRIWKVVSDASLSGGERSGEIVSPILTYQDLDALQQVVRAAREAGARSDASTGIHIHVDGSRFDAKGVTNLVKMVHKQERLLETALGVSAARLSRYCKPIDGAFLQRLEARRPRTLQDVNEAWYGRRNSMPNRYDSSRYHGLNLNSLFFRGTIEFRYFNGSVHAGEVKAYVQLVLALAARALASKAASSKRRDFNPATAKYDFRVFLLHLGLIGEEFKTARLHLLKKLEGSAAWKGQRRDRRGSGGGEDGSPGNEATEGAQGGAGGAQGGAPAEAMAAA; via the coding sequence ATGAAGACGCTCCGGTTTGGAATTGAGATTGAGACGGTTGGCGCCACCCGCCAGAAGCTGGCCTACGCGATTCAGAGCGCGGTGGGTGGGCACGCCTCCGGCGACTACCGGGGTTGGCAGGTGACGGACGCCCAGGGCCGCATCTGGAAGGTGGTGTCGGACGCCTCGCTGAGCGGGGGCGAGCGCAGCGGCGAAATCGTCTCCCCCATCCTCACCTACCAGGACCTGGACGCCTTGCAGCAGGTGGTGCGCGCCGCGCGCGAGGCCGGCGCACGCTCCGACGCCTCCACCGGCATCCACATCCACGTCGACGGCAGCCGCTTCGACGCGAAGGGCGTCACCAACCTCGTGAAGATGGTGCACAAGCAGGAGCGCCTCCTGGAGACGGCCCTCGGGGTGAGCGCGGCGCGACTGAGCCGCTACTGCAAGCCCATCGACGGGGCCTTCCTCCAGCGACTGGAGGCGCGACGCCCGCGCACCCTCCAGGACGTGAATGAGGCTTGGTACGGGCGCCGCAACAGCATGCCCAACCGCTACGACTCGAGCCGCTACCACGGCCTCAACCTCAACAGCCTCTTCTTCCGGGGCACGATTGAATTCCGGTACTTCAACGGCTCGGTGCACGCAGGCGAGGTGAAGGCCTACGTCCAACTGGTGTTGGCCCTCGCCGCCCGGGCCCTGGCCTCGAAGGCCGCCTCCAGCAAGCGCCGCGACTTCAACCCCGCCACCGCCAAGTACGACTTCCGGGTGTTCCTCTTGCACCTGGGCCTCATCGGCGAGGAGTTCAAGACGGCCCGGCTCCACCTCCTCAAGAAGCTGGAGGGCAGCGCCGCCTGGAAGGGGCAGCGCCGCGACCGGCGCGGCTCGGGCGGGGGCGAGGACGGCTCGCCCGGCAACGAGGCCACGGAGGGCGCGCAGGGCGGCGCTGGGGGCGCGCAGGGCGGCGCGCCCGCCGAAGCCATGGCCGCCGCATGA
- a CDS encoding TIGR02270 family protein, giving the protein MLLVDVLEEHLDEAEFRWLQWENALGAPDFSLTETARLEELLLAHLDGLVVGASTAVEAVLRPAFETEDAFRISAAAYALLALGEVDEVLLRLREAEPEARAAIRRALELSEAPGLGARLLDLLKREDTALQAAVLEALSIRQEAPPEVLAHFFTHDEPRARVAALRAALPFPQGAARTLLPSLLDSSHPGIRAAAIEAGVASGVRQAWETCRTAVRVRDSHSLDAMVLLAMGGGEVDVALLLAVLDVERLRPHALWALGFSGWVAAMEACRAWLEVPSVAQLAGEAFAAMTGLRLEGPYALPPGERPEDVPPPPELEEDLDADLVPKPEDDLPWPNVTAVRDWWGAEKKRFVKDTRYLLGRPFSGSGLVEALETSPMRRRHVLARELALRSQGTLTVRTRAFTHVQRAEQAKARASNSRIRTQPFDSGLR; this is encoded by the coding sequence ATGCTGTTGGTAGACGTGCTGGAGGAGCATCTCGACGAAGCGGAGTTCCGGTGGCTGCAGTGGGAGAATGCGCTGGGGGCGCCAGACTTCTCACTGACTGAGACTGCGAGACTTGAGGAACTTCTCCTCGCGCATCTGGACGGCCTGGTGGTTGGCGCGTCTACCGCTGTCGAAGCCGTTCTGCGCCCCGCATTTGAAACAGAAGACGCCTTTCGCATCTCCGCGGCGGCCTACGCGCTGCTGGCCCTCGGTGAGGTGGATGAAGTCCTGCTGCGGCTGCGTGAGGCCGAGCCCGAAGCGCGTGCTGCTATTCGACGGGCCCTGGAGCTCAGCGAGGCACCAGGACTGGGCGCACGCCTGCTCGACTTGTTGAAGCGAGAGGACACCGCGCTGCAGGCAGCAGTGCTGGAGGCGCTGTCCATTCGGCAGGAAGCACCGCCGGAAGTGTTGGCGCACTTCTTCACCCACGACGAGCCACGGGCCCGGGTAGCAGCCCTTCGTGCCGCCCTGCCCTTCCCACAAGGCGCAGCGCGGACGCTGCTTCCAAGCCTGCTGGACTCCTCCCACCCGGGCATTCGTGCGGCGGCGATAGAGGCAGGGGTGGCTTCCGGTGTGAGGCAAGCCTGGGAAACGTGCCGCACCGCCGTGCGCGTCCGGGACTCCCACAGCCTTGACGCCATGGTGCTGCTCGCCATGGGCGGCGGCGAGGTGGACGTTGCCTTGCTGCTGGCGGTGTTGGACGTGGAGAGACTCCGGCCCCATGCCCTTTGGGCCCTGGGCTTCAGCGGCTGGGTGGCAGCCATGGAGGCGTGCCGCGCCTGGCTGGAAGTACCCAGCGTTGCACAACTGGCCGGGGAGGCATTTGCCGCCATGACGGGTTTGCGACTGGAGGGGCCCTACGCCCTGCCTCCAGGCGAGAGGCCCGAGGACGTCCCACCGCCGCCGGAACTCGAAGAGGACTTGGACGCAGACTTGGTGCCCAAGCCCGAAGACGACTTGCCGTGGCCGAACGTGACCGCCGTCAGGGACTGGTGGGGCGCAGAGAAGAAGCGCTTCGTGAAGGACACGCGGTACCTCCTGGGCCGGCCCTTCAGCGGCAGCGGCTTGGTGGAGGCCCTTGAAACCAGTCCCATGCGCCGCCGCCACGTCCTGGCCCGCGAATTAGCCCTGCGGAGCCAGGGCACGCTGACGGTGCGCACTCGGGCCTTCACACACGTCCAGCGCGCGGAGCAAGCCAAGGCCCGGGCCTCCAACTCCCGAATCCGCACGCAGCCCTTCGACAGCGGCCTGCGCTGA
- a CDS encoding gamma-glutamylcyclotransferase family protein → MKRDSTSTRVFVYGTLLSGEPNHRLLRGARLIGPARTRPRFTLHDYGPFPALASGGKHAVEGEVYEVDAPMLAALDRLESHPRFYRRTPITLDDVGRVEAYLFPKVRLSGRPIIESGCWRRHLQERKPW, encoded by the coding sequence GTGAAGCGCGATTCAACCTCGACGCGCGTCTTCGTCTACGGGACGCTGCTGTCCGGCGAGCCCAACCACCGACTCCTGCGCGGCGCACGCCTCATCGGCCCGGCGCGGACGCGGCCCCGCTTCACCCTCCATGACTACGGCCCCTTCCCCGCCCTCGCCTCCGGTGGCAAACACGCCGTCGAGGGCGAAGTGTACGAAGTCGACGCGCCGATGCTGGCGGCGCTCGACAGGCTCGAGAGCCACCCGCGCTTCTACCGACGCACGCCCATTACCCTCGACGACGTCGGCCGCGTCGAGGCATACCTGTTCCCCAAGGTGCGGCTCTCTGGCCGCCCCATCATCGAGTCCGGTTGCTGGCGTCGACACCTACAGGAGAGGAAGCCATGGTAA
- a CDS encoding DUF2169 family type VI secretion system accessory protein, whose product MWALQNKTPYAAERTWVRDKDGHHHWVIALKATFDVDDAGHLRPADAQEPPLPEPVYWGEAGHSSLRYEAELVAPKPHTDVLVNACAHAPGGRPAPSVEVAVRIHDVDKMLVVHGERYYTRGLAGVKPSSPKPFVTQPILYEWAWGGTDTRDADARKHVSDSRNPVGRGVASTEARLVDQPAHRIEYLRGNPAKAGPAGFGPVASYWSPRLELAGTFDEAWRKTRHPLLPRDFNERFALCAPDDQRPSRRLVGGEKVALVHLTPKGSLHFRLPHLRFGFDTYFGAVRHFHEATLGTVVIEPEEKKVRMVFQTGLSVGPRDVDRLDFTAITERTD is encoded by the coding sequence ATGTGGGCACTTCAAAATAAGACACCCTACGCGGCCGAGCGGACGTGGGTCCGCGACAAGGACGGCCACCACCACTGGGTCATCGCGCTCAAGGCTACCTTCGACGTCGACGACGCGGGCCACCTCCGCCCAGCCGACGCGCAGGAGCCTCCACTGCCCGAGCCCGTCTATTGGGGAGAGGCGGGCCACTCCAGCTTGCGCTACGAGGCCGAGCTCGTCGCTCCCAAGCCCCACACAGACGTCCTCGTCAACGCGTGCGCCCATGCACCCGGCGGACGGCCCGCGCCCAGCGTCGAGGTGGCCGTCCGCATCCACGACGTGGACAAGATGCTCGTGGTGCATGGGGAGCGCTACTACACGCGCGGCCTGGCGGGCGTGAAGCCCTCGTCCCCCAAGCCCTTTGTCACCCAGCCCATTCTCTACGAGTGGGCCTGGGGCGGTACCGACACGCGCGACGCGGACGCGCGCAAGCACGTCAGTGACTCGCGCAACCCGGTGGGGCGCGGGGTGGCCAGCACCGAGGCGCGCCTGGTGGACCAGCCCGCCCACCGCATCGAATACCTGCGGGGCAACCCGGCGAAGGCTGGGCCGGCCGGCTTCGGCCCCGTCGCCAGCTACTGGTCGCCACGGCTCGAGCTGGCAGGCACCTTCGACGAAGCGTGGCGGAAGACGCGACACCCGCTGCTGCCGCGAGACTTCAATGAGCGCTTCGCCCTCTGCGCCCCTGATGACCAGCGGCCCTCACGCCGCCTCGTGGGTGGAGAGAAGGTAGCCCTGGTGCACCTCACGCCGAAGGGCTCGCTCCACTTCAGGTTGCCGCACCTGCGTTTCGGCTTCGACACCTACTTCGGCGCCGTCCGGCACTTCCATGAGGCCACCCTGGGCACCGTCGTCATCGAGCCCGAGGAGAAGAAGGTGCGCATGGTTTTCCAAACGGGCTTGAGCGTCGGCCCCCGGGACGTCGACCGCCTCGACTTCACAGCCATTACGGAAAGGACGGACTGA
- a CDS encoding DUF6900 domain-containing protein, which translates to MTPRKPRTASSAKPARAPEETLERIAREALNIETLKTRKSDSLDFHDVPVWRLKEALEAAYQAGLSAASNARSK; encoded by the coding sequence ATGACACCCCGCAAGCCCCGCACCGCCAGCTCCGCGAAGCCTGCCCGGGCGCCCGAGGAAACCCTCGAACGCATCGCGCGCGAAGCGCTCAACATTGAAACACTGAAGACACGCAAGAGCGACAGCCTCGACTTCCATGACGTGCCGGTGTGGCGCCTGAAGGAGGCTCTCGAAGCCGCCTATCAGGCCGGCCTGAGCGCCGCCAGCAACGCCCGCAGCAAGTAG
- a CDS encoding DUF2924 domain-containing protein codes for MPRTTAPKTKKLESMNLTELRARFREVVGEETRSPNKTHLIRRIEEALAAKKRRSPTRRATAAAPSAPPAPAAPTATPAAGAQPTQGRGRFAGLSVQELQAKYLEVVGRPTGSTNVDYLQWKIREAEAGRINVGPRPEREVKVREDGKRVIPLSLDTEALAALDKAWRDAGLPSRTRFFMRAVHRELTAMGATEAAEHFAPDENE; via the coding sequence ATGCCCCGCACCACCGCCCCGAAGACGAAGAAGCTGGAGTCCATGAACCTGACGGAGCTGCGCGCCCGCTTCCGCGAAGTGGTGGGCGAGGAGACGCGCAGCCCGAACAAGACGCACCTCATCCGCCGCATCGAGGAGGCCCTCGCCGCGAAGAAGCGGCGCAGCCCCACCCGCCGGGCGACGGCCGCCGCCCCCAGCGCGCCTCCGGCGCCCGCCGCACCGACCGCCACCCCGGCCGCAGGCGCGCAGCCTACCCAAGGGCGTGGACGCTTCGCCGGGCTGAGTGTCCAGGAGTTGCAAGCAAAGTACCTCGAGGTCGTCGGACGGCCGACGGGCAGCACCAACGTCGACTACCTCCAGTGGAAGATTCGAGAGGCGGAGGCTGGACGAATCAACGTAGGCCCGCGTCCCGAGCGCGAGGTGAAGGTGCGTGAGGACGGCAAGCGCGTCATCCCCCTCTCCCTCGACACCGAAGCCCTGGCAGCCCTGGACAAGGCCTGGCGTGACGCGGGCCTGCCGAGTCGGACCCGCTTCTTCATGCGCGCGGTGCACCGGGAACTCACGGCCATGGGCGCCACCGAGGCCGCCGAGCACTTCGCTCCGGACGAGAACGAGTGA